One Epinephelus lanceolatus isolate andai-2023 chromosome 17, ASM4190304v1, whole genome shotgun sequence genomic window carries:
- the LOC144458426 gene encoding cystatin-M-like, with protein sequence MALAQGERRTMSLGPWTDVSESDYELQQGLTSAIHYYNNHGSSSDYYFTPSTIIRARRQVFQDKSRYIVDLEMIKTGCRKQDYSNPFTCDLQPERGERRQCHPEFFMSHGEVNIKDFICDP encoded by the exons ATGGCGTTGGCCCAGGGCGAGCGACGCACAATGTCGCTCGGGCCGTGGACGGATGTCAGCGAGAGTGACTACGAACTTCAGCAGGGACTCACCAGCGCCATCCACTACTACAACAACCACGGATCAAGCAGTGATTATTACTTCACACCCTCCACCATCATCAGAGCACGGAGGCAG GTTTTTCAAGACAAGTCTCGGTACATCGTAGACTTGGAGATGATCAAAACCGGCTGCCGCAAACAAGACTACAGCAATCCGTTCACCTGTGACCTTCAGCCTGAGAGAGGCGAGCGGCGCCAG TGTCACCCTGAGTTCTTTATGTCACATGGAGAGGTCAACATCAAGGATTTCATATGTGACCCCTGA